The nucleotide sequence tgtgtgtataggtgtgtatgtttgtcacgtggtgtgtgagtgtgtataggtgtgtatgttagtcacgtggtgtgtgtgtgtgtataggtgtgtatgttagtcacgtggtgtgtgtgtgtgtataggtgtgtatgttagtcaggtggtgtgtgtgtgtatagatgtgtatgtttgtcacgtggtgtgtgagtgtgtgtataggtgtgtatgtttgtcacgtggtgtgtgagtgtgtataggtgtgtatgttagtcacgtggtgtgtgtgtgtgtataggtgtgtatgttagtcacgtggtgtgtgtgagtgtgtgtataggtgtgtatgttagtcacgtggtgtgtgagtgtgtgtataggtgtgtatgttagtcaggtggtgtgtgagtgtgtgtataggtgtgtatgttagtcaggtggtgtgtgtgagtgtgtgtataggtgtgtatgttagtcacgtggtgtgtgagtgtgtataggtgtgtatattagtcacgtggtgtgtgagtgtgtataggtgtgtatgtttgtcacgtgatgtgtgagtgtgtataggtgtgtatgttagtcacgtggtgtgtgtgtgtatagatgtgtatgtttgtcacgtggtgtgtgagtgtgtataggtgtgtatgttagtcacgtggtgtgcgagtgtgtgtataggtgtgtgtgttagtgaagtggtgtgtgagtgtgtgtataggtgtgtatgttagtcacgtggtgtgtgagtgtgtgtataggtgtgtatgttagtcacgtggtgtgtgagtgtgtgtatcggtgtgtatgttagtcacgtggtgtgtgagtgtgtgtataggtgtgtatgttagtcacgtcgtgtgtgagtgtataggtgtgtatgttagtcacgtcgtgtgtgagtgtgtataggtgtgtatgttagtcacgtggtgtgtgtgtgtgtgtataggtgtgtatgttagtcacgtggtgtgtgtgtgtgtataggtgtgtatgttagtcacgtggtgtgtgagtgtgtgtatcggtgtgtatgttagtcacgtggtgtgtgagtgtgtataggtttgtatgttagtcacgtggtgtgtgtgtgtgtataggtgtgtatgttagtcatgtggtgtgtgagtgtgtgtataggtgtgtttgttagtcacgtggtgtgtgtgtgtgtgtataggtgtgtatgttagtcacgtggtgtgtgtgtgtgtgtgtgtataggtgtgtatgttagtcacgtggtgtgtgagtgtgtataggtgtgtatgttagtcacgtggtgtgtgagtgtgtgtataggtgtgtatgttagtcacgtggtgtgtgagtgtgtgtataggtgtgtatgttagtcacgtggtgtgtgagtgtgtgtataggtgtgtatgttagtcacgtggtgtgtgagtgtgtgtataggtgtgtatgttagtcacgtggtgtgtgagtgtgtgtataggtgtgtatgttagttacatggtgtgtgagtgtgtgtataggtgtgtatgttaattcctctacactctggTGGCAAAATTCAGGATTAAACATTCGGgtctagattaaaatcattcgggGCTCGAGCTCTAGAGACACCCCTGGATGGGCCCTAGAGATGCCCCTGGCTGGGCCCTAGAGACGCCCCTGGATGGGCCCTAGAGACGCCCCTGGCTGGGCCCTAGAGATGCCCCtggctgggcccctgagtaagttaaccttcaattgctcacTTGTATAAACTGAGATGAGTTGAGATgagtaagttgctctggataagggcctCTGCCAAATGTAACGCTTGTCTCTTCCCAGCACTGGGTTTATATTTTGACGccatctttttaatttttatatttttatgagttcaataataaagttaaatatatGTGTGAGTTTGTCCTCTGGTAGTCTGGTGGAGAAATGTTCCAAATATCAATGAGAATTCTCTcttacattatacattacatGTTTTATCACCAGATTCTTTTTTACTCACTcttataatgaataaatataaaaatgcagcttgttatgTTACAATAAAAAGGCAAAATATAAACTCCACTGTCCTGATAATTTTAAATGTTGGAAATACGTTTAAATACTTTTGAACatgtatttcaagataatcttgAACATTCTGGAAAAACAAGGAAGTGcaataattaagcaatattttttcttaccCCTTCTGTgacaaaaagaggaaaaaatcatgacatacctctcactgtaatcttaACAGGATCACTGACGTCTGTGTAGTAGGAGTGAGTCTCACCGTAGTCGAAGTTCAGCCTAGATGCACGACACtggtactctgtttctcctgcattattgACTGTCATATTAAGTATTTCTGCTTgtaactgattttttttgtaccaCTGAAACCCCCATCCAgtcccctgctgcagctcacagctcagagtgacggtgtctccagtgtagacggagctctgaggagtcactctcacagtcggtttgggttttgctgttggtatgaaatgatgaaggagtcagagctgcttttcactttacaacaTAAGCAGTAGATTCACTGTGTCTAACAGATGCGTAGtgtctaaaacaaacatttatatttaacatttgataccagatgttacagttgtatgttttcttacacggctggtattcagtttattttctaTGGAACAAAGTTCATGATTAGAttgaagtgttttgtgttttttagattttatttcatgtattcTCACCACCATCTGAACATAGGTATTTGCAATTTcttaaaaatgatcaaaatcaTGATTCATATAGTAAAACCATGACAGAGAACTTTTTCATTCTCCTTAAAGACACAGAAGAGACACACAGCTGAGGGTTTGTTATTTATCTCCATTTAGAGGATCACTTCACATGACAGTTCAGATATTTGAAAGTTTATTCTATCTGACTtttggctttttaaaaaatgtaagtaatTCTATTAGTATGCTAGTTAATGAATGTATATGAAGCAGACTagaaaaattcattagaaattTCTACAACTGGATGCTCCTGTGCAtcacatcatcattaaaacagGGGAGTGCTTtcacattttataatattttacaagttataaaatatttaaatgacttAATTCAAAgacattaatagaaatatagcCAACAGAACAGAAGTGAATCAGGGATCAGTTCCacagtggtgtttgtgtgaacaGACATCAGTCAAGTGAGGAGAAGATAATGAGGTGTGTATTTAAATGCTGTGAGGGATTTCTACCTCAGGTGATGAGAAagagactgatgtggatgatgctgatcaTCAATATCTCTCAAAATTACtgaattttcattaaaaaaaaaccttataatTTCAAGGCAACAAATTGTCTTCTAGGAAAATCTGAACTCTAAAATATAATGTTAACAtattatataagaaataaaaacactcacagactcacctgatacagtcagtttaacagcatcactgatctctgagctctgagagtCACTCCCATTTATACTGCAGGTGTAGGTACCACTGTCAGAGACTTTAACAGACTGGATTCTGAACACCTGCATTGTGTAGGGTTTCCCTCCTCCCTCTGAgactactttattatttttcttccagCTGTAAGTCCCctgagtgtctcctcctccctgtatgtCACATCTGAGAGTAACACTCTCTCCAATGAACACATGTGTATCAGGCGTTATGGACACCACAGTTTTAGGACTccctataaaacattctgttgttaataaaccttacataaagtcattcccaagtctacactactaatatcatgtttagagtgagtgtgagtacatgtttttgttacttgttgatactgatgtgtgtaacctgcttaatattaagaaatcaggggcatcatggagcattttatttagcactagTGATGTCAGTTACTCTCTTGTGCTGCTGTCATTAAacttgtgctgttttatatttaagttATAAAGACATTTAAGCAGCATAAAATCTTTTGACTATAAAACaatttattgcatttataaaCTGCATTTACAAACTTAACTGAAAATGTTCAGAcaatataaagaataaagtatatataaatcaccttgagcctgggccactggtataagtgaaatcagcactaaaaaggaaacagaaacagaacatgacATAAATATGTTAATAAGTTGGATTTTATTAAGGGTCTGTACACTCTTGTTGGAGTAAGAGATTCTGGTCCATTTGCTCATTCGGATGTGGTTCCACTTTACTGGTTATCTCTTGTCCACCTAAAGTCAGGACCATGAAGGAGAAAATTCCTAATAAATgaactgtaatattttatatttgataattaattctaatgtaatatttaaatcTATACACTGCATTTCTAACTAATATCATCATTTCTGTACTTAAGCGCTCAGTTAATTACAGGCTTATCTATTTATCTTACACCTGCACTGTGATAGTAATGGTTCAGTATGAGCTTGTCTAAGTGGCTGATGGAAATTGTAGAGTTGATTAGAAACAGAATGTCTGGTCTGAAGAATTTTTTCTGTACCATGATGTAGATGGTCAGGATTTAGTGtctacagcatgaatccatgacaCCATCCTGCATGTGAACAGTTCAGGCTGCTCGTGGCGGTCTAGGAATGTTTTCTTGATACACTTTTCATCCCTTAATACCAGTCAGACATTGTTTGAAGTTTGATACATTTATGAACAAAATTTACAGCTAACTCCAGTAAAtaaagtgttcctaataaagtgaccagtAAAGATAGTTAGATAAAGATAGTTATTGCTTTCACACACCCATCTTCACACCTCGCTTCTTCACAGCTGGATTTGCACCAGAGAACGGCTCCCAGAAACAATTATTGAACTTATATTTAATATGGAAATAATAATCATTGAtaattagtaaataataaaataataagtgattattttaaaataagttaaGAATAATAGTTATGCATTAGTTCATTAATTACAGATTCTCTTCTCATGACAGATATGGATACACTGATCACAAAGAAAAGATAAATGCCCTGCTGGAAGAGGTCTGAGTAGAAGACTGaccagagtgtttgtgtgtgtgtgtgtgtgtgtttgtgcatgtgtgtgtgtgtgtggttgcctgtgtgtgtgtgtttgcctgtgtgtgtgtgtttgcctgtgtgtgtgtgtgtgtgtgtgtgtcgactTCTGTATTTCCTGATCTGTGATACTACAGGAGACCCAGCAGATGGtgctgttctttttctttttagaagatgtgtgtgaatgtggagaCAAATAGAGGCTAGCTCAGGTGCCTTTCTTAAATTTAATGCATCTTGTAGTCAGTGGATTAAGATTCACTTGATCATTACAGATAAAACCAGCATTATTCATTGTAGGGCCAATTAaaattctattcatttattttttttatgtgctaaCTAAATTTGCATAATTGCcaaagaataaaaattatacCTCATAATTCAGGTGCacttaaatttcatttttaatatggAAATTCAGATAATCatccctatttatttatttatttatttgtttgtttgtttatttattcatttatttaattagcattttccattttctttgttttgctttgttgtaTTTTGGAATATTAGTCTGCTTGTCAGATATATGAAaaagtgtgttagagtgtgtgatgctgaTTAATGATGAATCATAAAATTGCTGCTACAAAATTATTGACCACTGGGTCATACAGAGGATTagtaacatactgtatgtagataaatgttttaaaggtttagtgaaaatgtcatttttatccattggCTTATTGCAGTTTTTGCACTGTATATTTATGTGATATTATGTGATATTTTGTTGCTGGTTATGGAAAGTCCATTATAATAACTAAAGTCAGTACcatcacaaagagagagaattaaagagTCCATTAGGACAGAGGACCAATTTGTCGGTTGTTTTAGGTTAAGAACCATGTTTTAGGGATGGTCTGGAGGTATGTTGGACATCAGACAACATAAACAGTAAATTGTGGACAACAGGACTTTGTGTTATGGACACTGAGGGAAGAATGGACTGAAGGAAACCTTCACATATTAGACACTTTACTTGAAAGTCAGGTTGGAGCTAATGACAGATGACATTTCTACCTGGATATCAGCACCAAATATACACCTGGGTaaaagagtgaatgagtgaccCAACTCATCACTGACCTTCTAGCTTACAATATCAGACCCCTTTCTCTTTCCCACTTACAGGTGAGATCTGGATCACCAAAAGACTCTGTAGTGGGAGAAATTGACTAGTGGTCACCCTCCATacagagatagacagtgtggggttaggCTTCAGTTTATGGTGAGGTTTTAGGTTAGATTTATGATACTCATTCATTAGAAGCACTCTGCAGCTCATAGCCCAATATATTTCACACAGTGAGTCCTTATCTTTGGCACTTATGGGAATGTACACTTTGACAATGAAAACAGTGGTGAATTCCTGTTGTAAATCAAATGacctgcatctaacagtcacaactCCAGTGATGAGCAGCAACtagaaacaagcacagagttcttgcaccattctgtgttgatgttaaCACACATGCCACCACCCTGAGTCTTACCACATAAAGCTTGACTAATGATAACTGTTTGTTTCCACACAAAccatttctcttatttttaatataaaaataataagcagCCAAACAGTGCACATTTAACATACAGCTAGTGCACATCAGTGCTGAATTTAACAAGACAAGACATAGACTAACACAAGACATGATACACATAAGACAACTAGTTGACCTAGCAAAATAGGAGCACTCTGCTGAAACTGCCATCTTCACCATCTTGGATCTCCAGAATGTTGGTGATAATTGTTTAGGGATAGTAAATAATGATTAGTGCTGTGTATTagtttggtattagtgtgtattagagtgaatTTGCTGTACTTATGACTGACTGACAAAAAGAGGTGTGGTGTGGGGTACAGCCtaaccacttcctgtttgctcATGGGGGCAGAgagtgcagacagagagagagagagagagagagagagagagattaaaaccACCTATCTAATACTGTGTATGTCCCCTtgtgccagagagagagagagtcacccaatgtatacacatttcaggaaaataaaaatttgtatgaatattttattaatacatttattgcTATATGttatagattgatatatat is from Hemibagrus wyckioides isolate EC202008001 linkage group LG07, SWU_Hwy_1.0, whole genome shotgun sequence and encodes:
- the LOC131356613 gene encoding carcinoembryonic antigen-related cell adhesion molecule 5-like; protein product: MELSPLSVMLLLISLIPVAQAQGSPKTVVSITPDTHVFIGESVTLRCDIQGGGDTQGTYSWKKNNKVVSEGGGKPYTMQVFRIQSVKVSDSGTYTCSINGSDSQSSEISDAVKLTVSAKPKPTVRVTPQSSVYTGDTVTLSCELQQGTGWGFQWYKKNQLQAEILNMTVNNAGETEYQCRASRLNFDYGETHSYYTDVSDPVKITVRGKPKATVRVNPQSSVYTGDTVTLSCELQQETGWKFQWYKNNQLQNLNSEQENTLNVTVDNAGEIEYRCRANRINNNNYYFTEFSDPVKITVRAKPKATVRVNPQSSVYTGDTVTLSCELQQGTGWEFQWYRNNQLQNLSSEQENTLKVTVDNAGETEYKCRANRINNNYYYFTEFSDPVKITVRGMS